One Camelina sativa cultivar DH55 chromosome 3, Cs, whole genome shotgun sequence genomic window carries:
- the LOC104777456 gene encoding MLP-like protein 168 encodes MVQEEVEVDVEIKSTTAKFYMFARRSQHVSKATRYIQGCDLLEGEWGKIGSILLWKLTPDGEPRVSKDRIEAMDVENNVIQWRVLEGPLKKEYKSFLKTMKVSPKKGEPGSVVKWNMRYERLDENVAHPESLLQFFVEVIKDIDQFLMSDDKGTLDLLLDLYV; translated from the exons ATGGTACAGGAAGAGGTAGAGGTAGATGTGGAGATCAAATCTACAACTGCTAAGTTTTACATGTTCGCCAGGAGATCACAACATGTTTCCAAAGCCACTCGCTACATTCAGGGATGTGATCTGCTCGAAGGCGAGTGGGGCAAAATTGGAAGCATACTCTTGTGGAAATTAACTCCTG ATGGAGAGCCAAGAGTGTCAAAGGATAGGATCGAAGCCATGGATGTTGAGAATAATGTGATCCAGTGGAGGGTGTTAGAGGGACCTCTGAAGAAAGAGTACAAAAGCTTCTTGAAAACGATGAAGGTGAGCCCTAAGAAAGGAGAGCCTGGAAGTGTGGTGAAGTGGAACATGAGGTATGAACGACTTGATGAGAACGTGGCTCACCCTGAGAGCCTCCTTCAGTTCTTCGTCGAAGTGATTAAGGATATCGACCAATTCCTCATGTCTGATGATAAGGGGACTCTAGATCTTCTGCTTGACTTATATGTGTAA
- the LOC104777457 gene encoding acyl-acyl carrier protein thioesterase ATL3, chloroplastic-like, producing the protein MYQAISTATPAMPVIFPSSWTRPVILPLRSVKTFKPLACLKLKGEKRMSGFHETEHKVRDYELDQFGVVNNAVYANYCQHGRHEFMESIGINCDEVARSGEALAISEFSIKFRAPLRSGFRFVVKTRISGVSVARIYFEQFILKLPDQELILEAHGTGVWLDNNYRPARVPSYIRSNFVHFQRQEVAVHS; encoded by the exons ATGTATCAAGCTATCAGCACGGCGACTCCAGCAATGCCTGTAATATTTCCCTCTTCATGGACGCGACCTGTAATCCTCCCTCTCCGGAGTGTAAAGACCTTCAAGCCTCTCGCATGCCTCAaattaaaaggagaaaaaag AATGAGTGGGTTCCATGAAACTGAACATAAAGTTCGTGATTATGAATTGGATCAGTTTGGTGTTGTGAACAATGCCGTTTATGCCAACTACTGCCAACACG GTCGACACGAGTTCATGGAGAGTATCGGTATCAACTGCGATGAAGTAGCCCGTTCTGGTGAAGCCTTGGCAATTTCTGAGTTTTCAATCAAATTCCGTGCACCTTTACGA AGTGGATTCAGATTTGTGGTGAAAACTAGGATATCAGGAGTATCTGTGGCGCGTATCTACTTTGAGCAATTCATCTTAAAACTGCCTGATCAAGAG CTTATTTTGGAAGCGCACGGAACGGGTGTGTGGCTCGACAACAACTACCGTCCTGCCCGAGTCCCATCTTATATACGCTCTAATTTCGTTCATTTTCAACGCCAAGAAGTCGCTGTTCACTCCTAA